The Eublepharis macularius isolate TG4126 chromosome 8, MPM_Emac_v1.0, whole genome shotgun sequence genome contains a region encoding:
- the CCNH gene encoding cyclin-H isoform X2 → MYHSSTQRRHWTFRSEEELSRRRADANRRFRCKAVANGKVPDGPPEGGGRLFCLPPPHEELTICKYYEKRLLDFCSVFKPVMPRSVMGSACMYFKRFYLNNSVMEYHPRVIMLTCAFLACKVDEFNVSSAQFVGNLRESPLGQEKALEQILEYELLLIQQLNFHLIVHNPYRPFEGFLIDLKTRYPLLENPETLRKTADDFLSRVALTDACLLYTPSQIALTAILSSASRAGISMESYLSESLMLKENKASLSQLLDGMKCMKNLVKKYEPPHLEEVAVLKQKLEKCHSPELALNANTKKRKGYEDDEYFTKKSKIEEDEWTDDDFIE, encoded by the exons ATGTATCACAGCAGCACGCAGAGGCGCCACTGGACCTTTCGCAGCGAGGAGGAGCTGAGCCGGCGCCGAGCCGACGCCAACCGCAGATTCCGGTGCAAGGCGGTGGCCAATGGGAAGGTACCGGACGGACCACCGGAGGGCGGGGGGAGGCTCTTCTGCCTCCCTCCG CCACATGAAGAGTTGACAATTTGTAAATATTATGAGAAAAGATTACTGGACTTCTGCTCTGTATTTAAACCAGTAATGCCCAGATCTGTGATG GGATCAGCTTGCATGTACTTCAAACGTTTTTACCTCAATAACTCAGTGATGGAGTATCATCCCCGTGTGATTAT gttAACTTGTGCATTTTTGGCTTGTAAAGTTGATGAATTTAACGTGTCCAGTGCACAGTTTGTTGGTAACCTTCGTGAAAGCCCACTAGGCCAGGAAAAGGCCTTGGAACAGATCTTGGAATATGAATTGCTACTTATTCAGCAGCTGAATTTCCATCTTATAGTGCACAACCCTTACAGGCCCTTTGAAGGTTTCTTGATTGATCTGAAG ACTCGTTATCCATTACTTGAGAATCCTGAGACACTGAGGAAAACAGCTGATGACTTTCTTAGTCGGGTTGCTTTGACAGATGCCTGCCTTCTATATACACCTTCTCAGATAGCTCTCACTGCTATCCTGTCTAGTGCGTCCAGGGCAGGAATCAGTATGGAAAG TTACTTGTCAGAAAGTCTaatgctgaaagagaacaaaGCTTCCCTTTCCCAATTACTGGATGGCATGAAAT GCATGAAAAATCTGGTAAAGAAATATGAGCCACCACATCTAGAAGAGGTTGCTGTTCTGAAGCAGAAGCTAGAGAAATGTCATAGCCCAGAACTTGCACTTAACGCAAACAC GAAGAAGAGGAAGGGCTATGAAGATGATGAATACTTTACGAAGAAATCAAAAATAGAGGAG
- the CCNH gene encoding cyclin-H isoform X1: protein MYHSSTQRRHWTFRSEEELSRRRADANRRFRCKAVANGKVQQNDSFILEPHEELTICKYYEKRLLDFCSVFKPVMPRSVMGSACMYFKRFYLNNSVMEYHPRVIMLTCAFLACKVDEFNVSSAQFVGNLRESPLGQEKALEQILEYELLLIQQLNFHLIVHNPYRPFEGFLIDLKTRYPLLENPETLRKTADDFLSRVALTDACLLYTPSQIALTAILSSASRAGISMESYLSESLMLKENKASLSQLLDGMKCMKNLVKKYEPPHLEEVAVLKQKLEKCHSPELALNANTKKRKGYEDDEYFTKKSKIEEDEWTDDDFIE from the exons ATGTATCACAGCAGCACGCAGAGGCGCCACTGGACCTTTCGCAGCGAGGAGGAGCTGAGCCGGCGCCGAGCCGACGCCAACCGCAGATTCCGGTGCAAGGCGGTGGCCAATGGGAAG GTTCAACAGAATGATTCATTTATTCTTGAGCCACATGAAGAGTTGACAATTTGTAAATATTATGAGAAAAGATTACTGGACTTCTGCTCTGTATTTAAACCAGTAATGCCCAGATCTGTGATG GGATCAGCTTGCATGTACTTCAAACGTTTTTACCTCAATAACTCAGTGATGGAGTATCATCCCCGTGTGATTAT gttAACTTGTGCATTTTTGGCTTGTAAAGTTGATGAATTTAACGTGTCCAGTGCACAGTTTGTTGGTAACCTTCGTGAAAGCCCACTAGGCCAGGAAAAGGCCTTGGAACAGATCTTGGAATATGAATTGCTACTTATTCAGCAGCTGAATTTCCATCTTATAGTGCACAACCCTTACAGGCCCTTTGAAGGTTTCTTGATTGATCTGAAG ACTCGTTATCCATTACTTGAGAATCCTGAGACACTGAGGAAAACAGCTGATGACTTTCTTAGTCGGGTTGCTTTGACAGATGCCTGCCTTCTATATACACCTTCTCAGATAGCTCTCACTGCTATCCTGTCTAGTGCGTCCAGGGCAGGAATCAGTATGGAAAG TTACTTGTCAGAAAGTCTaatgctgaaagagaacaaaGCTTCCCTTTCCCAATTACTGGATGGCATGAAAT GCATGAAAAATCTGGTAAAGAAATATGAGCCACCACATCTAGAAGAGGTTGCTGTTCTGAAGCAGAAGCTAGAGAAATGTCATAGCCCAGAACTTGCACTTAACGCAAACAC GAAGAAGAGGAAGGGCTATGAAGATGATGAATACTTTACGAAGAAATCAAAAATAGAGGAG